One window of Centropristis striata isolate RG_2023a ecotype Rhode Island chromosome 21, C.striata_1.0, whole genome shotgun sequence genomic DNA carries:
- the exoc7 gene encoding exocyst complex component 7 isoform X5, with product MGVSSRMIPTEDASARKREIEEKLRQEQETLSFIRENLEKSDQLTKGMVSILSSFESRLMQLENSIIPVHKQTENLQRLQENVDKTLSCMDHVISYYHVAKDTDRIIREGPTGRLDEYLACIAKIQKAVEYFQDNNPDSPELNTVKARFEKGKELLEAEFRSLLTRYSKPVPPILILDAISLDEELEVQEDVVLEHLPEAVLQDIICIAGWLVEYGRNQDFMNVYFQIRSNQLDRSIKGLKDHFRKNSASSGILYSPAVQTKRKDTPTKKAPKRPGYDHDLRVKHLSDALNEKHGAAAGKDDVLDIEIDSYIHCITAFVKLAQSEYALLAEIIPEHHQKKTFDSLIQEALDNLMLEGDNIVSAARRAIMRHDYSAVLTIFPILRHLKMNKSEFDSTLQGTAASTKNKLPTLITSMETIGAKALEEFADSIKNDPDKEYNMPKDGTVHELTSNAILFLQQLLDFHETAGAMLASQETSSSASSYTSEFNKRLLSTYICKVLGNLQLNLLSKSKVYEDSALSAIFLHNNYNYILKSLEKSELIQLVTVTQKKAESSYRELIEQQIQMYQRSWFKVTEHLADRNMPVFQPGTKLKDKERQVIKDKFKGFNDGLEELCKIQKGWAIPDKEQRDFIRQAQRRAVSDAYRAFLHRCANISFTKNPEKYNKYRPEEVEEMIERLFDTSA from the exons ATGGGAGTTAGCTCCAGGATGATTCCTACGGAGGACGCGTCCGCCAggaagagagagatagaggagaAGCTGCGGCAG GAGCAGGAGACTCTGTCATTCATCAGAGAAAACCTGGAGAAGAGCGATCAGCTGACCAAGGGCATG GTTTCCATCCTGTCGTCGTTCGAGAGCCGCCTGATGCAGCTGGAGAACTCCATCATCCCGGTCCACAAGCAGACGGAGAACCTGCAGCGTCTGCAGGAGAACGTAGACAAGACTCTGTCCTGCATGGACCACGTCATCAGCTACTACCACGTGGCTAAAGACACGGACCGGATCATCAGAGAGGG GCCGACCGGCAGGCTGGATGAGTACCTCGCTTGTATTGCAAAGATCCAGAAAGCTGTGGAATATTTTCAGGACAACAACCCTGACAGCCCCGAACTCAACACAGTG AAAGCGCGCTTTGAGAAGGGTAAAGAGCTGCTGGAGGCGGAGTTCCGCTCCCTGCTGACCCGCTACAGTAAGCCCGTCCCGCCCATCCTCATCCTGGACGCCATCAGCCTGGATGAGGAGCTGGAGGTGCAGGAGGACGTGGTGCTGGAGCACCTCCCCGAAGCCGTGCTGCAGGACATCATCTGCATCGCCGGCTGGCTGGTGGAGTACGGACGCAACCAGG aCTTCATGAACGTGTACTTCCAGATCCGCTCCAACCAGCTGGACCGCTCCATCAAAGGTCTGAAGGATCACTTCCGTAAGAACAGCGCCTCCTCGGGGATCCTCTACTCGCCCGCCGTGCAGACCAAACGCAAGGACACGCCCACCAAGAAGGCTCCCAAGAGACCAG GTTACGATCACGACCTGAGGGTCAAACACCTGTCCGACGCCCTGAACGAGAAGCACGGGGCCGCCGCAG GGAAAGACGACGTCCTGGACATCGAGATCGACTCGTACATCCACTGCATCACCGCCTTCGTCAAGCTGGCGCAGAGCGAGTACGCCCTGCTGGCCGAGATCATCCCAGAACACCACCAGAAGAAGACCTTCGACTCGCTcatacag GAGGCGCTGGACAACCTGATGCTGGAGGGAGACAACATCGTGTCGGCAGCTCGCCGCGCCATCATGCGCCACGACTACTCGGCCGTGCTCACCATCTTCCCCATCCTCAGACACCTGAAGATGAACAAGTCCGAGTTCGACTCCACCCTGCAG ggaacAGCAGCAAGCACCAAGAACAAGCTGCCAACGCTCATCACCTCCATGGAGACGATCGGAGCCAAAGCTCTGGAGGAGTTCGCAGACAGCATCAAG aACGACCCTGATAAAGAGTACAACATGCCCAAGGACGGAACGGTGCACGAGCTCACCAGCAAC GCCATCctgttcctgcagcagctgctcgACTTCCACGAGACCGCCGGAGCCATGCTGGCCTCGCAAG agaCGAGTTCATCAGCGAGCAGCTACACCTCCGAGTTCAACAAGAGGCTGCTCAGCACTTATATCT GTAAGGTGCTGGGGAACCTGCAGCTCAACCTGCTCAGTAAATCCAAAGTGTACGAGGATTCAGCTCTGAGCGCCATCTTCCTgcacaacaactacaactacaTCCTCAAGTCTCTGGAGAA GTCTGAGCTGATCCAGCTGGTCACGGTGACCCAGAAGAAGGCTGAGAGTTCGTACAGAGAGCTGATCGAGCAGCAGATCCAGATGTACCAGCGCAG CTGGTTCAAGGTGACGGAGCACCTGGCGGACAGGAACATGCCCGTCTTCCAACCCGGCACCAAG CTGAAAGATAAAGAGCGACAGGTGATTAAAGACAAGTTTAAG ggCTTCAACGACGGCCTGGAGGAGCTGTGTAAGATCCAGAAGGGCTGGGCCATCCCCGACAAGGAGCAGCGGGACTTCATCCGCCAGGCTCAGAGGAGAGCCGTGTCCGACGCCTACAGGGCCTTCCTGCACAG ATGTGCCAACATCTCTTTCACCAAGAACCCTGAGAAATATAACAAGTACCGtccagaggaggtggaggagatgaTCGAGAGGCTGTTCGACACGTCGGCCTGA
- the exoc7 gene encoding exocyst complex component 7 isoform X3, giving the protein MGVSSRMIPTEDASARKREIEEKLRQEQETLSFIRENLEKSDQLTKGMVSILSSFESRLMQLENSIIPVHKQTENLQRLQENVDKTLSCMDHVISYYHVAKDTDRIIREGPTGRLDEYLACIAKIQKAVEYFQDNNPDSPELNTVKARFEKGKELLEAEFRSLLTRYSKPVPPILILDAISLDEELEVQEDVVLEHLPEAVLQDIICIAGWLVEYGRNQDFMNVYFQIRSNQLDRSIKGLKDHFRKNSASSGILYSPAVQTKRKDTPTKKAPKRPVYIPGTIRKAQNLLKQYSQHGLDGKKGGSNLTPLEGKDDVLDIEIDSYIHCITAFVKLAQSEYALLAEIIPEHHQKKTFDSLIQEALDNLMLEGDNIVSAARRAIMRHDYSAVLTIFPILRHLKMNKSEFDSTLQGTAASTKNKLPTLITSMETIGAKALEEFADSIKNDPDKEYNMPKDGTVHELTSNAILFLQQLLDFHETAGAMLASQETSSSASSYTSEFNKRLLSTYICKVLGNLQLNLLSKSKVYEDSALSAIFLHNNYNYILKSLEKSELIQLVTVTQKKAESSYRELIEQQIQMYQRSWFKVTEHLADRNMPVFQPGTKLKDKERQVIKDKFKGFNDGLEELCKIQKGWAIPDKEQRDFIRQAQRRAVSDAYRAFLHRCANISFTKNPEKYNKYRPEEVEEMIERLFDTSA; this is encoded by the exons ATGGGAGTTAGCTCCAGGATGATTCCTACGGAGGACGCGTCCGCCAggaagagagagatagaggagaAGCTGCGGCAG GAGCAGGAGACTCTGTCATTCATCAGAGAAAACCTGGAGAAGAGCGATCAGCTGACCAAGGGCATG GTTTCCATCCTGTCGTCGTTCGAGAGCCGCCTGATGCAGCTGGAGAACTCCATCATCCCGGTCCACAAGCAGACGGAGAACCTGCAGCGTCTGCAGGAGAACGTAGACAAGACTCTGTCCTGCATGGACCACGTCATCAGCTACTACCACGTGGCTAAAGACACGGACCGGATCATCAGAGAGGG GCCGACCGGCAGGCTGGATGAGTACCTCGCTTGTATTGCAAAGATCCAGAAAGCTGTGGAATATTTTCAGGACAACAACCCTGACAGCCCCGAACTCAACACAGTG AAAGCGCGCTTTGAGAAGGGTAAAGAGCTGCTGGAGGCGGAGTTCCGCTCCCTGCTGACCCGCTACAGTAAGCCCGTCCCGCCCATCCTCATCCTGGACGCCATCAGCCTGGATGAGGAGCTGGAGGTGCAGGAGGACGTGGTGCTGGAGCACCTCCCCGAAGCCGTGCTGCAGGACATCATCTGCATCGCCGGCTGGCTGGTGGAGTACGGACGCAACCAGG aCTTCATGAACGTGTACTTCCAGATCCGCTCCAACCAGCTGGACCGCTCCATCAAAGGTCTGAAGGATCACTTCCGTAAGAACAGCGCCTCCTCGGGGATCCTCTACTCGCCCGCCGTGCAGACCAAACGCAAGGACACGCCCACCAAGAAGGCTCCCAAGAGACCAG TCTACATCCCAG GGACCATTCGCAAGGCTCAGAACCTTCTGAAACAGTACTCACAGCATGGGCTGGATGGGAAAAAGGGGGGCTCTAACCTCACTCCTTTGGAAG GGAAAGACGACGTCCTGGACATCGAGATCGACTCGTACATCCACTGCATCACCGCCTTCGTCAAGCTGGCGCAGAGCGAGTACGCCCTGCTGGCCGAGATCATCCCAGAACACCACCAGAAGAAGACCTTCGACTCGCTcatacag GAGGCGCTGGACAACCTGATGCTGGAGGGAGACAACATCGTGTCGGCAGCTCGCCGCGCCATCATGCGCCACGACTACTCGGCCGTGCTCACCATCTTCCCCATCCTCAGACACCTGAAGATGAACAAGTCCGAGTTCGACTCCACCCTGCAG ggaacAGCAGCAAGCACCAAGAACAAGCTGCCAACGCTCATCACCTCCATGGAGACGATCGGAGCCAAAGCTCTGGAGGAGTTCGCAGACAGCATCAAG aACGACCCTGATAAAGAGTACAACATGCCCAAGGACGGAACGGTGCACGAGCTCACCAGCAAC GCCATCctgttcctgcagcagctgctcgACTTCCACGAGACCGCCGGAGCCATGCTGGCCTCGCAAG agaCGAGTTCATCAGCGAGCAGCTACACCTCCGAGTTCAACAAGAGGCTGCTCAGCACTTATATCT GTAAGGTGCTGGGGAACCTGCAGCTCAACCTGCTCAGTAAATCCAAAGTGTACGAGGATTCAGCTCTGAGCGCCATCTTCCTgcacaacaactacaactacaTCCTCAAGTCTCTGGAGAA GTCTGAGCTGATCCAGCTGGTCACGGTGACCCAGAAGAAGGCTGAGAGTTCGTACAGAGAGCTGATCGAGCAGCAGATCCAGATGTACCAGCGCAG CTGGTTCAAGGTGACGGAGCACCTGGCGGACAGGAACATGCCCGTCTTCCAACCCGGCACCAAG CTGAAAGATAAAGAGCGACAGGTGATTAAAGACAAGTTTAAG ggCTTCAACGACGGCCTGGAGGAGCTGTGTAAGATCCAGAAGGGCTGGGCCATCCCCGACAAGGAGCAGCGGGACTTCATCCGCCAGGCTCAGAGGAGAGCCGTGTCCGACGCCTACAGGGCCTTCCTGCACAG ATGTGCCAACATCTCTTTCACCAAGAACCCTGAGAAATATAACAAGTACCGtccagaggaggtggaggagatgaTCGAGAGGCTGTTCGACACGTCGGCCTGA
- the exoc7 gene encoding exocyst complex component 7 isoform X7 produces the protein MGVSSRMIPTEDASARKREIEEKLRQEQETLSFIRENLEKSDQLTKGMVSILSSFESRLMQLENSIIPVHKQTENLQRLQENVDKTLSCMDHVISYYHVAKDTDRIIREGPTGRLDEYLACIAKIQKAVEYFQDNNPDSPELNTVKARFEKGKELLEAEFRSLLTRYSKPVPPILILDAISLDEELEVQEDVVLEHLPEAVLQDIICIAGWLVEYGRNQDFMNVYFQIRSNQLDRSIKGLKDHFRKNSASSGILYSPAVQTKRKDTPTKKAPKRPGKDDVLDIEIDSYIHCITAFVKLAQSEYALLAEIIPEHHQKKTFDSLIQEALDNLMLEGDNIVSAARRAIMRHDYSAVLTIFPILRHLKMNKSEFDSTLQGTAASTKNKLPTLITSMETIGAKALEEFADSIKNDPDKEYNMPKDGTVHELTSNAILFLQQLLDFHETAGAMLASQETSSSASSYTSEFNKRLLSTYICKVLGNLQLNLLSKSKVYEDSALSAIFLHNNYNYILKSLEKSELIQLVTVTQKKAESSYRELIEQQIQMYQRSWFKVTEHLADRNMPVFQPGTKLKDKERQVIKDKFKGFNDGLEELCKIQKGWAIPDKEQRDFIRQAQRRAVSDAYRAFLHRCANISFTKNPEKYNKYRPEEVEEMIERLFDTSA, from the exons ATGGGAGTTAGCTCCAGGATGATTCCTACGGAGGACGCGTCCGCCAggaagagagagatagaggagaAGCTGCGGCAG GAGCAGGAGACTCTGTCATTCATCAGAGAAAACCTGGAGAAGAGCGATCAGCTGACCAAGGGCATG GTTTCCATCCTGTCGTCGTTCGAGAGCCGCCTGATGCAGCTGGAGAACTCCATCATCCCGGTCCACAAGCAGACGGAGAACCTGCAGCGTCTGCAGGAGAACGTAGACAAGACTCTGTCCTGCATGGACCACGTCATCAGCTACTACCACGTGGCTAAAGACACGGACCGGATCATCAGAGAGGG GCCGACCGGCAGGCTGGATGAGTACCTCGCTTGTATTGCAAAGATCCAGAAAGCTGTGGAATATTTTCAGGACAACAACCCTGACAGCCCCGAACTCAACACAGTG AAAGCGCGCTTTGAGAAGGGTAAAGAGCTGCTGGAGGCGGAGTTCCGCTCCCTGCTGACCCGCTACAGTAAGCCCGTCCCGCCCATCCTCATCCTGGACGCCATCAGCCTGGATGAGGAGCTGGAGGTGCAGGAGGACGTGGTGCTGGAGCACCTCCCCGAAGCCGTGCTGCAGGACATCATCTGCATCGCCGGCTGGCTGGTGGAGTACGGACGCAACCAGG aCTTCATGAACGTGTACTTCCAGATCCGCTCCAACCAGCTGGACCGCTCCATCAAAGGTCTGAAGGATCACTTCCGTAAGAACAGCGCCTCCTCGGGGATCCTCTACTCGCCCGCCGTGCAGACCAAACGCAAGGACACGCCCACCAAGAAGGCTCCCAAGAGACCAG GGAAAGACGACGTCCTGGACATCGAGATCGACTCGTACATCCACTGCATCACCGCCTTCGTCAAGCTGGCGCAGAGCGAGTACGCCCTGCTGGCCGAGATCATCCCAGAACACCACCAGAAGAAGACCTTCGACTCGCTcatacag GAGGCGCTGGACAACCTGATGCTGGAGGGAGACAACATCGTGTCGGCAGCTCGCCGCGCCATCATGCGCCACGACTACTCGGCCGTGCTCACCATCTTCCCCATCCTCAGACACCTGAAGATGAACAAGTCCGAGTTCGACTCCACCCTGCAG ggaacAGCAGCAAGCACCAAGAACAAGCTGCCAACGCTCATCACCTCCATGGAGACGATCGGAGCCAAAGCTCTGGAGGAGTTCGCAGACAGCATCAAG aACGACCCTGATAAAGAGTACAACATGCCCAAGGACGGAACGGTGCACGAGCTCACCAGCAAC GCCATCctgttcctgcagcagctgctcgACTTCCACGAGACCGCCGGAGCCATGCTGGCCTCGCAAG agaCGAGTTCATCAGCGAGCAGCTACACCTCCGAGTTCAACAAGAGGCTGCTCAGCACTTATATCT GTAAGGTGCTGGGGAACCTGCAGCTCAACCTGCTCAGTAAATCCAAAGTGTACGAGGATTCAGCTCTGAGCGCCATCTTCCTgcacaacaactacaactacaTCCTCAAGTCTCTGGAGAA GTCTGAGCTGATCCAGCTGGTCACGGTGACCCAGAAGAAGGCTGAGAGTTCGTACAGAGAGCTGATCGAGCAGCAGATCCAGATGTACCAGCGCAG CTGGTTCAAGGTGACGGAGCACCTGGCGGACAGGAACATGCCCGTCTTCCAACCCGGCACCAAG CTGAAAGATAAAGAGCGACAGGTGATTAAAGACAAGTTTAAG ggCTTCAACGACGGCCTGGAGGAGCTGTGTAAGATCCAGAAGGGCTGGGCCATCCCCGACAAGGAGCAGCGGGACTTCATCCGCCAGGCTCAGAGGAGAGCCGTGTCCGACGCCTACAGGGCCTTCCTGCACAG ATGTGCCAACATCTCTTTCACCAAGAACCCTGAGAAATATAACAAGTACCGtccagaggaggtggaggagatgaTCGAGAGGCTGTTCGACACGTCGGCCTGA
- the exoc7 gene encoding exocyst complex component 7 isoform X6, with amino-acid sequence MGVSSRMIPTEDASARKREIEEKLRQEQETLSFIRENLEKSDQLTKGMVSILSSFESRLMQLENSIIPVHKQTENLQRLQENVDKTLSCMDHVISYYHVAKDTDRIIREGPTGRLDEYLACIAKIQKAVEYFQDNNPDSPELNTVKARFEKGKELLEAEFRSLLTRYSKPVPPILILDAISLDEELEVQEDVVLEHLPEAVLQDIICIAGWLVEYGRNQDFMNVYFQIRSNQLDRSIKGLKDHFRKNSASSGILYSPAVQTKRKDTPTKKAPKRPGKDDVLDIEIDSYIHCITAFVKLAQSEYALLAEIIPEHHQKKTFDSLIQEALDNLMLEGDNIVSAARRAIMRHDYSAVLTIFPILRHLKMNKSEFDSTLQGTAASTKNKLPTLITSMETIGAKALEEFADSIKNDPDKEYNMPKDGTVHELTSNAILFLQQLLDFHETAGAMLASQVLGDTYNIPLDPRETSSSASSYTSEFNKRLLSTYICKVLGNLQLNLLSKSKVYEDSALSAIFLHNNYNYILKSLEKSELIQLVTVTQKKAESSYRELIEQQIQMYQRSWFKVTEHLADRNMPVFQPGTKLKDKERQVIKDKFKGFNDGLEELCKIQKGWAIPDKEQRDFIRQAQRRAVSDAYRAFLHRCANISFTKNPEKYNKYRPEEVEEMIERLFDTSA; translated from the exons ATGGGAGTTAGCTCCAGGATGATTCCTACGGAGGACGCGTCCGCCAggaagagagagatagaggagaAGCTGCGGCAG GAGCAGGAGACTCTGTCATTCATCAGAGAAAACCTGGAGAAGAGCGATCAGCTGACCAAGGGCATG GTTTCCATCCTGTCGTCGTTCGAGAGCCGCCTGATGCAGCTGGAGAACTCCATCATCCCGGTCCACAAGCAGACGGAGAACCTGCAGCGTCTGCAGGAGAACGTAGACAAGACTCTGTCCTGCATGGACCACGTCATCAGCTACTACCACGTGGCTAAAGACACGGACCGGATCATCAGAGAGGG GCCGACCGGCAGGCTGGATGAGTACCTCGCTTGTATTGCAAAGATCCAGAAAGCTGTGGAATATTTTCAGGACAACAACCCTGACAGCCCCGAACTCAACACAGTG AAAGCGCGCTTTGAGAAGGGTAAAGAGCTGCTGGAGGCGGAGTTCCGCTCCCTGCTGACCCGCTACAGTAAGCCCGTCCCGCCCATCCTCATCCTGGACGCCATCAGCCTGGATGAGGAGCTGGAGGTGCAGGAGGACGTGGTGCTGGAGCACCTCCCCGAAGCCGTGCTGCAGGACATCATCTGCATCGCCGGCTGGCTGGTGGAGTACGGACGCAACCAGG aCTTCATGAACGTGTACTTCCAGATCCGCTCCAACCAGCTGGACCGCTCCATCAAAGGTCTGAAGGATCACTTCCGTAAGAACAGCGCCTCCTCGGGGATCCTCTACTCGCCCGCCGTGCAGACCAAACGCAAGGACACGCCCACCAAGAAGGCTCCCAAGAGACCAG GGAAAGACGACGTCCTGGACATCGAGATCGACTCGTACATCCACTGCATCACCGCCTTCGTCAAGCTGGCGCAGAGCGAGTACGCCCTGCTGGCCGAGATCATCCCAGAACACCACCAGAAGAAGACCTTCGACTCGCTcatacag GAGGCGCTGGACAACCTGATGCTGGAGGGAGACAACATCGTGTCGGCAGCTCGCCGCGCCATCATGCGCCACGACTACTCGGCCGTGCTCACCATCTTCCCCATCCTCAGACACCTGAAGATGAACAAGTCCGAGTTCGACTCCACCCTGCAG ggaacAGCAGCAAGCACCAAGAACAAGCTGCCAACGCTCATCACCTCCATGGAGACGATCGGAGCCAAAGCTCTGGAGGAGTTCGCAGACAGCATCAAG aACGACCCTGATAAAGAGTACAACATGCCCAAGGACGGAACGGTGCACGAGCTCACCAGCAAC GCCATCctgttcctgcagcagctgctcgACTTCCACGAGACCGCCGGAGCCATGCTGGCCTCGCAAG TTCTGGGGGACACTTACAATATTCCTTTAGACCCCCGAG agaCGAGTTCATCAGCGAGCAGCTACACCTCCGAGTTCAACAAGAGGCTGCTCAGCACTTATATCT GTAAGGTGCTGGGGAACCTGCAGCTCAACCTGCTCAGTAAATCCAAAGTGTACGAGGATTCAGCTCTGAGCGCCATCTTCCTgcacaacaactacaactacaTCCTCAAGTCTCTGGAGAA GTCTGAGCTGATCCAGCTGGTCACGGTGACCCAGAAGAAGGCTGAGAGTTCGTACAGAGAGCTGATCGAGCAGCAGATCCAGATGTACCAGCGCAG CTGGTTCAAGGTGACGGAGCACCTGGCGGACAGGAACATGCCCGTCTTCCAACCCGGCACCAAG CTGAAAGATAAAGAGCGACAGGTGATTAAAGACAAGTTTAAG ggCTTCAACGACGGCCTGGAGGAGCTGTGTAAGATCCAGAAGGGCTGGGCCATCCCCGACAAGGAGCAGCGGGACTTCATCCGCCAGGCTCAGAGGAGAGCCGTGTCCGACGCCTACAGGGCCTTCCTGCACAG ATGTGCCAACATCTCTTTCACCAAGAACCCTGAGAAATATAACAAGTACCGtccagaggaggtggaggagatgaTCGAGAGGCTGTTCGACACGTCGGCCTGA
- the exoc7 gene encoding exocyst complex component 7 isoform X4, which produces MGVSSRMIPTEDASARKREIEEKLRQEQETLSFIRENLEKSDQLTKGMVSILSSFESRLMQLENSIIPVHKQTENLQRLQENVDKTLSCMDHVISYYHVAKDTDRIIREGPTGRLDEYLACIAKIQKAVEYFQDNNPDSPELNTVKARFEKGKELLEAEFRSLLTRYSKPVPPILILDAISLDEELEVQEDVVLEHLPEAVLQDIICIAGWLVEYGRNQDFMNVYFQIRSNQLDRSIKGLKDHFRKNSASSGILYSPAVQTKRKDTPTKKAPKRPGTIRKAQNLLKQYSQHGLDGKKGGSNLTPLEGKDDVLDIEIDSYIHCITAFVKLAQSEYALLAEIIPEHHQKKTFDSLIQEALDNLMLEGDNIVSAARRAIMRHDYSAVLTIFPILRHLKMNKSEFDSTLQGTAASTKNKLPTLITSMETIGAKALEEFADSIKNDPDKEYNMPKDGTVHELTSNAILFLQQLLDFHETAGAMLASQETSSSASSYTSEFNKRLLSTYICKVLGNLQLNLLSKSKVYEDSALSAIFLHNNYNYILKSLEKSELIQLVTVTQKKAESSYRELIEQQIQMYQRSWFKVTEHLADRNMPVFQPGTKLKDKERQVIKDKFKGFNDGLEELCKIQKGWAIPDKEQRDFIRQAQRRAVSDAYRAFLHRCANISFTKNPEKYNKYRPEEVEEMIERLFDTSA; this is translated from the exons ATGGGAGTTAGCTCCAGGATGATTCCTACGGAGGACGCGTCCGCCAggaagagagagatagaggagaAGCTGCGGCAG GAGCAGGAGACTCTGTCATTCATCAGAGAAAACCTGGAGAAGAGCGATCAGCTGACCAAGGGCATG GTTTCCATCCTGTCGTCGTTCGAGAGCCGCCTGATGCAGCTGGAGAACTCCATCATCCCGGTCCACAAGCAGACGGAGAACCTGCAGCGTCTGCAGGAGAACGTAGACAAGACTCTGTCCTGCATGGACCACGTCATCAGCTACTACCACGTGGCTAAAGACACGGACCGGATCATCAGAGAGGG GCCGACCGGCAGGCTGGATGAGTACCTCGCTTGTATTGCAAAGATCCAGAAAGCTGTGGAATATTTTCAGGACAACAACCCTGACAGCCCCGAACTCAACACAGTG AAAGCGCGCTTTGAGAAGGGTAAAGAGCTGCTGGAGGCGGAGTTCCGCTCCCTGCTGACCCGCTACAGTAAGCCCGTCCCGCCCATCCTCATCCTGGACGCCATCAGCCTGGATGAGGAGCTGGAGGTGCAGGAGGACGTGGTGCTGGAGCACCTCCCCGAAGCCGTGCTGCAGGACATCATCTGCATCGCCGGCTGGCTGGTGGAGTACGGACGCAACCAGG aCTTCATGAACGTGTACTTCCAGATCCGCTCCAACCAGCTGGACCGCTCCATCAAAGGTCTGAAGGATCACTTCCGTAAGAACAGCGCCTCCTCGGGGATCCTCTACTCGCCCGCCGTGCAGACCAAACGCAAGGACACGCCCACCAAGAAGGCTCCCAAGAGACCAG GGACCATTCGCAAGGCTCAGAACCTTCTGAAACAGTACTCACAGCATGGGCTGGATGGGAAAAAGGGGGGCTCTAACCTCACTCCTTTGGAAG GGAAAGACGACGTCCTGGACATCGAGATCGACTCGTACATCCACTGCATCACCGCCTTCGTCAAGCTGGCGCAGAGCGAGTACGCCCTGCTGGCCGAGATCATCCCAGAACACCACCAGAAGAAGACCTTCGACTCGCTcatacag GAGGCGCTGGACAACCTGATGCTGGAGGGAGACAACATCGTGTCGGCAGCTCGCCGCGCCATCATGCGCCACGACTACTCGGCCGTGCTCACCATCTTCCCCATCCTCAGACACCTGAAGATGAACAAGTCCGAGTTCGACTCCACCCTGCAG ggaacAGCAGCAAGCACCAAGAACAAGCTGCCAACGCTCATCACCTCCATGGAGACGATCGGAGCCAAAGCTCTGGAGGAGTTCGCAGACAGCATCAAG aACGACCCTGATAAAGAGTACAACATGCCCAAGGACGGAACGGTGCACGAGCTCACCAGCAAC GCCATCctgttcctgcagcagctgctcgACTTCCACGAGACCGCCGGAGCCATGCTGGCCTCGCAAG agaCGAGTTCATCAGCGAGCAGCTACACCTCCGAGTTCAACAAGAGGCTGCTCAGCACTTATATCT GTAAGGTGCTGGGGAACCTGCAGCTCAACCTGCTCAGTAAATCCAAAGTGTACGAGGATTCAGCTCTGAGCGCCATCTTCCTgcacaacaactacaactacaTCCTCAAGTCTCTGGAGAA GTCTGAGCTGATCCAGCTGGTCACGGTGACCCAGAAGAAGGCTGAGAGTTCGTACAGAGAGCTGATCGAGCAGCAGATCCAGATGTACCAGCGCAG CTGGTTCAAGGTGACGGAGCACCTGGCGGACAGGAACATGCCCGTCTTCCAACCCGGCACCAAG CTGAAAGATAAAGAGCGACAGGTGATTAAAGACAAGTTTAAG ggCTTCAACGACGGCCTGGAGGAGCTGTGTAAGATCCAGAAGGGCTGGGCCATCCCCGACAAGGAGCAGCGGGACTTCATCCGCCAGGCTCAGAGGAGAGCCGTGTCCGACGCCTACAGGGCCTTCCTGCACAG ATGTGCCAACATCTCTTTCACCAAGAACCCTGAGAAATATAACAAGTACCGtccagaggaggtggaggagatgaTCGAGAGGCTGTTCGACACGTCGGCCTGA